Proteins encoded in a region of the Panthera uncia isolate 11264 chromosome B2 unlocalized genomic scaffold, Puncia_PCG_1.0 HiC_scaffold_24, whole genome shotgun sequence genome:
- the IL17A gene encoding interleukin-17A has protein sequence MAPGTTSSMFPSLLLLLCLMAIVRTGIAFPQNPGCLTTEDKNFPQHVKVNLNILNGNKSSRRPLDYYRRSTSPWSLHRNEDPERYPSVIWEAKCLHWGCVNTEGKVDHHMNSVPIQQEILVLRRESRHCPHSFQLEKMLVTVGCTCVTPIVRHVV, from the exons ATGGCTCCTGGGACAACTTCATCCATG TTCCCatcactgctgctgctgctctgtcTGATGGCTATAGTGAGGACAGGAATAGCATTCCCACAAAATCCAGGATGCCTAACTACCGAGGACAAGAATTTTCCTCAGCATGTGAAGGTCAACTTGAATATTCTTAATGGGAATAAAAGTTCCAGAAGGCCCTTGGATTACTACCGCCGATCCACTTCACCGTGGAGCCTGCA CCGGAATGAGGACCCCGAGAGATACCCTTCTGTGATCTGGGAGGCCAAGTGCCTCCACTGGGGCTGTGTCAATACTGAAGGGAAGGTAGACCACCACATGAACTCCGTCCCCATCCAGCAGGAGATCTTGGTTCTGCGAAGGGAGTCTCGGCACTGTCCCCACTCCTTCCAGCTGGAGAAGATGCTGGTGACTGTGGGCTGCACCTGTGTCACCCCCATTGTTCGCCACGTGGTATAA